A region of Allocoleopsis franciscana PCC 7113 DNA encodes the following proteins:
- a CDS encoding 2Fe-2S iron-sulfur cluster-binding protein → MGNIKFVKEGQEVIAANGANLREKALQNGIDLYTFTGKMMNCGGYGQCGTCIVEVTDGIENLSPRTDVENRKLKKKPDTYRLACQALVNGPVSVKTKPSK, encoded by the coding sequence ATGGGTAATATCAAATTTGTCAAAGAAGGGCAGGAAGTGATTGCGGCGAATGGGGCTAACTTAAGAGAGAAGGCTCTACAGAACGGCATTGACCTCTACACATTCACAGGAAAGATGATGAATTGTGGAGGTTACGGTCAATGTGGCACTTGTATTGTTGAGGTGACTGACGGGATAGAGAATCTTTCCCCTCGAACTGACGTAGAAAACCGCAAACTTAAAAAAAAGCCTGACACTTATCGGTTAGCCTGTCAAGCCTTGGTCAATGGACCGGTAAGCGTAAAAACAAAACCCTCAAAGTGA
- the psbM gene encoding photosystem II reaction center protein PsbM, producing MQVNELGFIASILFVLVPTVFLLVLYIQTASREGNKNS from the coding sequence ATGCAAGTTAATGAATTAGGGTTTATCGCCAGCATTTTATTTGTGCTGGTTCCTACAGTTTTCCTGTTAGTTCTGTACATCCAAACAGCTAGCCGCGAAGGCAACAAAAATTCTTAG
- a CDS encoding TolC family protein produces MPTFRHFVAFGLGSAIALTLVEPGSSKELLLLQDLDRKRAETGDSQLSPALTQEPLLTSFPAGIEDAQKEEDAPKSNVLPGLPSSTTPVTLVLQAERPKPVVNPVRKIRRGRPTDRESHNSNQDKLAQSPPANQRTPAPDSLNPSPDPLLFPTQSQEVQITNAQAITLQQALELAQRNNRTLEAAKLTLERNQAALQEALAAEFPTLGVVTTFSRDESAAQRLRNSASANNPLLSPTNIISENFNAALQANYDLFTAGLRPAQIRQAEQQVRFQQLEVERLAEQLRLDITNAYYAVQEADAQVDIFQAAVLAAAQSLRDAQLLEQAGLGTRFDVLQAEVDLASSQQELTRAVSQQRISRRQLAQLLSVPQTADLAAADPIAVAGQWPLSLEQSIVLAYKNRAELEQFLVQRDISEQQRRIALASIRPQAGLSASYNVLGILGDDQGPAGGLSLGATLRWNFFDGGAARSRAEQAKKNIAIAETRFADQRNQVRLEVEQSFFNLNANAQNIETATIALQRAEESLRLARLRFQAGVGTQTDVLNQQTALTRARFNQLSAILEYNRALAALQRATSNLPNSNLSNLP; encoded by the coding sequence ATGCCAACTTTTCGTCATTTCGTGGCTTTCGGTTTAGGATCTGCAATTGCCCTAACCTTAGTAGAGCCTGGTAGTTCTAAAGAGTTACTCTTACTTCAAGACCTAGACCGGAAACGAGCTGAAACGGGAGACTCACAGTTGTCACCAGCCTTGACTCAAGAGCCTCTCTTAACCTCTTTCCCCGCAGGGATAGAAGACGCTCAAAAGGAAGAGGACGCACCAAAATCCAATGTTTTACCTGGATTGCCTTCCTCTACAACTCCTGTCACCTTGGTATTGCAGGCTGAGCGACCGAAACCTGTGGTTAATCCAGTGCGTAAGATTAGAAGGGGGAGACCTACAGACAGAGAGAGCCACAACTCTAATCAGGATAAGCTAGCTCAGTCGCCTCCTGCCAATCAGAGAACTCCAGCGCCAGACTCTCTCAACCCCAGCCCCGACCCTTTACTGTTTCCGACCCAAAGCCAGGAAGTTCAGATTACAAACGCCCAGGCGATTACTTTACAACAGGCACTGGAACTGGCGCAGCGGAATAATCGGACTCTTGAGGCTGCCAAGCTGACCTTAGAACGGAATCAGGCTGCTCTACAAGAAGCTCTTGCAGCTGAGTTTCCGACCTTGGGAGTTGTGACAACATTTTCCCGTGATGAGTCTGCGGCGCAGAGACTACGGAATTCGGCATCAGCCAACAATCCCTTGTTGAGTCCTACTAATATCATCAGCGAAAATTTCAATGCCGCGCTGCAAGCCAATTATGACTTGTTCACGGCAGGGCTTCGTCCGGCACAAATTCGGCAAGCTGAGCAACAGGTTCGTTTCCAACAGCTAGAGGTGGAACGTCTTGCCGAACAATTGCGGCTGGATATTACCAATGCCTACTATGCGGTGCAAGAGGCTGATGCTCAAGTCGATATTTTCCAAGCCGCCGTGCTGGCAGCCGCTCAAAGTCTCCGAGATGCTCAGTTGTTGGAACAAGCTGGGTTGGGGACTCGATTTGATGTCTTGCAGGCTGAGGTGGATTTGGCCAGTTCCCAACAAGAGTTGACTCGCGCCGTGAGTCAGCAACGAATTAGCCGACGCCAGCTTGCACAATTGTTAAGTGTGCCACAGACGGCTGATTTGGCAGCCGCCGACCCGATTGCAGTGGCGGGACAATGGCCTTTATCTCTGGAACAGAGTATTGTTTTGGCTTATAAAAACCGAGCCGAGTTGGAGCAGTTTCTTGTTCAACGTGATATCAGTGAGCAGCAGCGGCGTATTGCTCTGGCTTCGATCAGACCTCAAGCCGGTCTGTCGGCTAGTTATAATGTGCTGGGGATTTTGGGCGATGACCAAGGACCGGCTGGCGGCTTATCATTGGGGGCAACGCTACGGTGGAATTTTTTCGATGGCGGAGCAGCTCGCTCTAGAGCGGAACAGGCGAAGAAGAATATTGCGATCGCGGAAACTCGTTTTGCTGACCAGCGTAATCAGGTACGCCTTGAGGTAGAACAATCTTTTTTTAACTTGAATGCTAACGCCCAGAATATTGAAACGGCAACGATCGCCCTGCAACGAGCCGAAGAAAGCTTGCGGTTGGCGCGGTTAAGATTTCAGGCGGGGGTCGGCACCCAAACGGATGTCCTCAATCAGCAAACGGCTCTCACTCGTGCTCGATTCAATCAGCTCAGCGCCATTTTGGAGTATAATCGGGCGTTAGCCGCTCTGCAACGGGCAACCAGTAATCTGCCAAACAGTAATTTATCTAACTTACCCTAG
- a CDS encoding PadR family transcriptional regulator, whose product MLELATLGLLQSEPLHGYRLKQQLELFMSSSISVNYGAIYPLLKRLEERGEITTLTIDQTDTGPNRKTYAITAEGRQRWHQKMMEHPQESWVNSRSRFFIKFFFFGNLERVERIMLLEHRLHVCQLRVESLENEQLSLTDPYQKGLLQHCFGVHRAEIEWLHEQLTQEQKGLAESQPQVKI is encoded by the coding sequence ATGCTGGAACTCGCAACGTTAGGTCTTCTCCAGAGCGAACCCTTGCACGGATACCGATTAAAGCAGCAGCTAGAGCTATTTATGAGCAGTAGTATAAGCGTCAACTATGGAGCAATTTATCCCTTACTCAAGCGTCTAGAGGAAAGAGGGGAAATTACGACCTTGACGATTGACCAAACAGACACAGGTCCCAATCGGAAAACTTACGCCATCACTGCCGAGGGGCGTCAGCGCTGGCATCAAAAGATGATGGAACATCCCCAGGAAAGCTGGGTCAATAGCCGCTCTCGCTTTTTCATCAAGTTTTTCTTCTTCGGCAACTTGGAACGGGTAGAACGAATTATGCTACTAGAGCATCGCTTGCACGTTTGTCAGTTGCGCGTGGAAAGTCTTGAGAACGAGCAGCTATCACTCACTGACCCTTACCAAAAAGGTCTCTTGCAGCATTGCTTCGGGGTACATCGAGCGGAGATTGAATGGCTGCATGAACAACTCACTCAAGAGCAAAAAGGACTTGCCGAGAGTCAGCCTCAGGTAAAAATTTAG
- a CDS encoding efflux RND transporter periplasmic adaptor subunit has product MSEPELPKYSVPAQTEQTVMTDGDGADTDESFRDERFDPRPRNRWPIALGGIILLLGGGLGWYWWQATRANPASKAPAAGMGQPPPGIPVKLASVETQRVQDTSEFVGSIEAPRGVVIKPEIDGRITQILVQDGARVQQGQVLIRLDSDSTEASRMQAKANLDRAQARLAELEAGTRPEEIALAEARLNQAEARLANEKAGASPEEIAQAQAQVEAAKAEADLAKSRVGRYQTLRQQGAISQDRLEGYIQEERTATARQQEAERRLEALRKGRSSDIDQLTAAVEQERQSLNQLKNGPRKEEIAQARSQVSEAAAQVRSTEVQVQNTQIFAPLTGIVGNIPAKVGDFVSKGDTLTTITQNQTLELNLSIPLERGPELRLGQRVEGTDNQGNVLGTGRISFISPQVNPTSQSILAKASFDNSEGQLRDGQFIKAKVIWNTAPGILIPTTAISRVAGETFVFVAEGQAPSKLIARQKPVKLGEIQGNKYRVIEGLKPGEKIVVSGLLNLADGAPIIPES; this is encoded by the coding sequence ATGAGTGAACCTGAACTCCCTAAGTATTCAGTTCCAGCACAGACTGAACAGACTGTGATGACTGACGGTGATGGAGCTGATACAGACGAGTCTTTTCGTGATGAGCGGTTTGACCCACGCCCACGGAATCGTTGGCCGATCGCATTGGGAGGCATCATCCTGCTGTTGGGAGGGGGTTTGGGTTGGTACTGGTGGCAAGCGACTCGTGCCAATCCTGCCTCAAAAGCTCCAGCCGCAGGAATGGGTCAACCGCCGCCGGGAATTCCTGTCAAACTAGCCAGTGTCGAGACACAACGAGTCCAAGACACTTCTGAATTTGTCGGTTCCATAGAAGCCCCACGAGGCGTAGTGATCAAGCCTGAAATCGACGGGCGCATCACACAGATTTTGGTTCAAGATGGCGCTCGTGTCCAGCAAGGGCAAGTGCTCATTCGCTTAGACAGTGACAGCACCGAAGCGAGTCGGATGCAAGCTAAAGCCAATCTTGACCGTGCTCAAGCTCGTTTGGCTGAACTCGAAGCAGGGACACGTCCCGAAGAAATTGCCCTCGCCGAAGCTCGGTTAAATCAAGCCGAAGCCCGCCTCGCTAACGAGAAAGCTGGGGCAAGTCCCGAAGAAATTGCTCAGGCTCAAGCCCAAGTAGAAGCGGCTAAAGCCGAGGCTGATTTGGCGAAATCACGGGTGGGTCGATATCAAACCTTAAGACAACAAGGCGCTATTTCTCAAGATCGCCTGGAGGGATATATCCAAGAAGAGCGCACCGCCACAGCCAGACAGCAAGAAGCCGAACGACGGTTAGAGGCACTCAGAAAGGGTAGGAGTTCCGATATCGATCAGCTCACCGCAGCCGTGGAACAAGAACGGCAATCCTTAAATCAACTGAAGAATGGCCCCCGCAAAGAAGAGATTGCCCAGGCGCGATCACAAGTTTCTGAAGCCGCCGCTCAAGTCCGCTCCACCGAAGTCCAGGTACAAAACACCCAGATTTTCGCTCCCCTTACAGGAATTGTCGGGAATATCCCCGCTAAAGTAGGAGACTTTGTGAGCAAGGGGGATACGCTGACCACAATTACCCAAAACCAAACATTAGAGCTGAATTTGTCGATTCCCTTAGAGCGAGGCCCCGAATTGCGCTTGGGGCAGCGAGTTGAGGGAACCGACAACCAAGGAAATGTACTCGGTACGGGGAGAATTAGTTTCATTTCCCCTCAAGTTAATCCCACATCTCAAAGCATCCTGGCTAAAGCTAGCTTTGACAATTCAGAAGGACAACTACGGGATGGACAATTTATTAAAGCCAAAGTGATTTGGAATACGGCTCCTGGCATTTTAATCCCAACGACTGCTATCTCTCGCGTTGCTGGAGAGACTTTCGTTTTCGTCGCCGAGGGGCAAGCACCTTCTAAACTTATCGCTCGTCAAAAACCTGTGAAGTTAGGCGAAATTCAAGGTAATAAATACCGCGTGATTGAAGGGTTAAAGCCAGGAGAAAAAATTGTTGTTTCTGGTTTGCTAAACCTGGCTGATGGCGCTCCGATTATTCCTGAGTCTTAG